A section of the Vibrio vulnificus CMCP6 genome encodes:
- the fliM gene encoding flagellar motor switch protein FliM: MTDLLSQDEIDALLHGVDDVDEIDEPIEDDLGSAVNFDFSSQDRIVRGRMPTLELINERFARHMRISLFNMLRKTAEVSINGVQMMKFGEYQNTLYVPTSLNMVRFRPLKGTALITMEARLVFILVENFFGGDGRFHAKIEGREFTPTERRIIQLLLKIVFEDYKEAWSPVMGVEFEYLDSEVNPSMANIVSPTEVIVVSSFHIEVDGGGGDFHVVMPYSMVEPIRELLDAGVQSDKMETDVRWSSALREEIMDCPVNFRVNLLEKDISLRDLMELRPGDVIPIEMPKHAVMFVEELPTYRVKMGQSNEKLAVQISEEIERPHVVKTDLTFLGKDIMSELESDDDDD; the protein is encoded by the coding sequence GTGACCGATCTATTAAGCCAAGACGAGATTGATGCGCTCCTTCATGGGGTGGATGATGTCGATGAGATAGACGAGCCGATAGAGGATGATCTAGGCAGCGCCGTCAATTTCGATTTCTCCTCGCAAGATAGGATTGTTCGTGGTCGCATGCCGACCTTGGAACTGATCAATGAACGTTTTGCTCGTCATATGCGCATCAGTTTGTTCAACATGTTGAGAAAAACCGCCGAAGTCTCGATCAACGGCGTGCAAATGATGAAGTTTGGTGAATACCAAAACACGCTATACGTACCCACCAGTTTGAACATGGTTCGCTTCAGGCCGTTAAAAGGCACCGCTTTGATCACCATGGAAGCGCGTTTGGTGTTTATTCTGGTAGAGAACTTTTTTGGTGGCGATGGTCGCTTCCACGCCAAAATTGAAGGTCGCGAATTTACCCCAACAGAGCGACGTATCATACAGCTTCTACTGAAAATCGTATTTGAAGACTACAAAGAAGCTTGGTCGCCTGTGATGGGGGTAGAATTTGAGTATCTCGACTCGGAAGTGAACCCGAGTATGGCGAACATTGTTAGCCCAACCGAAGTGATTGTCGTGAGTTCGTTCCATATCGAAGTGGACGGCGGCGGCGGTGACTTCCATGTGGTCATGCCGTATTCCATGGTCGAGCCGATCCGGGAATTGCTTGATGCGGGTGTGCAATCGGACAAAATGGAAACGGACGTACGTTGGAGCTCTGCTCTGCGTGAAGAAATCATGGATTGTCCGGTGAATTTCCGTGTCAATTTGTTGGAGAAAGATATCTCGCTGCGCGATTTGATGGAACTTCGACCTGGGGACGTCATTCCGATTGAAATGCCTAAGCACGCCGTGATGTTTGTAGAAGAACTACCCACTTACCGCGTGAAAATGGGGCAGTCTAACGAGAAGCTGGCGGTGCAAATTTCCGAAGAAATTGAACGCCCTCATGTGGTGAAAACCGATTTAACTTTCTTAGGTAAAGACATCATGTCTGAACTAGAAAGTGACGACGATGATGATTAA
- the flhB gene encoding flagellar biosynthesis protein FlhB translates to MAESDGQERTEEATPRRLQQAREKGQVARSKELASVSVLVIGAVSLMWFGESLARALFKAMGRLFSLSREEIFDPSKLFDIASGALSALLLPLLLILFALFVAAAIGSAGVGGISFSVEAATPKLSKMNPLSGIKRMFGLQSWVELIKSILKVALVTGVAIYLIQASQEDLIQLSLDVYPQNIFHALDILLNFVLLISCSLLIVVAIDIPFQIWQHADQLKMTKQEVKDEYKDTEGKPEVKGRIRMLQREAAQRRMMADVPTADVIVTNPEHFSVALRYKQNSDRAPVVVAKGTDHMAMKIREVAREHDISIVPAPPLARALYYSTELEQQIPDGLFTAVAQILAYVFQLKQYRKRGGHRPKLQDYDLPIPPDLRH, encoded by the coding sequence TTGGCAGAGTCAGACGGTCAAGAACGTACCGAAGAAGCCACGCCCCGACGGTTACAACAAGCGCGGGAAAAAGGCCAAGTTGCACGCTCAAAAGAGCTGGCTTCTGTGTCTGTATTGGTGATTGGTGCCGTTTCCCTGATGTGGTTCGGTGAAAGCCTCGCAAGGGCGTTGTTCAAAGCGATGGGACGTTTGTTTAGCCTCTCTCGTGAAGAAATTTTTGACCCCAGTAAGCTGTTTGATATTGCCAGTGGCGCATTAAGCGCTTTGCTCCTTCCTCTGCTGCTTATTTTGTTTGCGCTCTTTGTCGCTGCTGCAATTGGTTCCGCCGGCGTTGGTGGCATCAGTTTTTCAGTGGAAGCGGCGACGCCAAAATTATCGAAAATGAACCCACTGAGCGGTATCAAGCGTATGTTTGGCTTGCAAAGTTGGGTTGAGCTCATCAAATCAATTTTGAAAGTCGCGTTGGTAACGGGCGTAGCGATCTACCTAATTCAAGCTTCACAGGAAGACTTAATCCAACTCAGTTTGGATGTCTATCCGCAGAATATTTTCCACGCTTTGGACATTTTGTTGAACTTCGTTTTGCTGATCAGTTGCTCGTTGTTGATTGTGGTGGCGATCGACATTCCTTTTCAGATTTGGCAACACGCTGACCAACTGAAAATGACCAAGCAAGAAGTGAAAGATGAATACAAAGACACCGAAGGTAAGCCTGAGGTCAAAGGCCGTATCCGTATGTTGCAACGCGAAGCTGCTCAGCGACGTATGATGGCGGACGTTCCAACTGCGGATGTGATTGTGACCAACCCGGAGCACTTTTCTGTTGCACTGCGTTATAAGCAGAACAGCGACAGAGCGCCAGTGGTAGTGGCGAAAGGGACGGATCACATGGCGATGAAAATACGTGAAGTGGCGCGCGAGCACGACATTTCTATTGTGCCAGCGCCACCATTGGCGCGTGCGCTCTATTATTCAACCGAGCTTGAACAGCAGATCCCTGATGGTCTATTTACCGCGGTTGCACAAATACTGGCTTACGTGTTCCAGTTGAAACAGTACCGGAAACGGGGCGGCCATCGGCCGAAACTGCAAGACTATGATCTGCCGATTCCACCCGATCTCAGACATTGA
- the flhA gene encoding flagellar biosynthesis protein FlhA yields the protein MAKKFTLPFADKLPKIPQRSVPAIGAPIMVLATLAMVVLPIPPFLLDMFFTFNIALAMVVLLVTVYTRRPLDFAAFPTVLLIATLLRLALNVASTRVVLLKGHEGGDAAGNVIEAFGNVVIGGNYAVGLVVFLILMIINFMVVTKGAGRISEVSARFTLDALPGKQMAIDADLNAGLIDQEQARLRRFEVTKEADFYGSMDGASKFVKGDAIAGILILFINIIGGLSIGMAQYDLGFSDAIKIYTLLTIGDGLVAQIPSLLLSIAAAMMVTRQNTDEDMGEQMLFQMFDNPKALTITAAILGIMGIVPGMPHFAFLTLAAIAGAGAYFIDKKQKQKAKEPKVPVVADSSNAPSVRELSWDDVQPVDIIGLEVGYRLIPLVDRDQGGELLERVKGVRKKLSQDFGFLIPPVHIRDNLELTPNSYRITLMGVAVGEAEIRPDQELAINPGQVYGMIDGEPTIDPAFGLEAVWIRPDQREHAQALGYTVVDSSTVLATHMSQLLTNNASQLLGHEEVQNLLEMLGRSAPKLVENFVPDQLSLGSVVKVLQNLLNEAIPIRDIRTIVQTLAEYSSKSQEPDILTAAVRISLKRLIVQEINGIEPELPVITLIPELEQILHQTMQASGGESAGIEPGLAERLQSSLMMATQEQELKGEPAVLLTSGVLRSTLAKFVKNTIPNLRVLSYQEIPDEKQIRIVQAVGN from the coding sequence ATGGCTAAGAAATTTACTCTGCCGTTTGCAGATAAGTTGCCTAAAATCCCCCAACGTTCAGTACCAGCCATTGGCGCACCGATTATGGTGTTGGCCACCTTGGCCATGGTGGTATTGCCAATTCCTCCGTTTCTACTGGATATGTTCTTTACCTTTAACATCGCCTTAGCCATGGTGGTGCTATTGGTCACGGTTTATACCCGAAGACCACTCGACTTCGCTGCCTTTCCCACCGTTCTACTGATTGCGACCTTGCTGAGATTGGCCTTGAACGTTGCCTCAACGCGTGTGGTTCTCCTGAAGGGTCACGAAGGGGGAGACGCAGCGGGTAACGTTATCGAAGCGTTCGGTAACGTGGTGATCGGCGGTAACTACGCCGTTGGTCTTGTGGTGTTCCTGATCTTAATGATCATTAACTTTATGGTTGTCACCAAGGGTGCGGGCCGTATTTCCGAGGTAAGTGCTCGCTTCACCTTGGACGCTTTGCCTGGTAAGCAGATGGCGATCGATGCCGATTTGAACGCGGGTTTGATAGACCAAGAACAAGCGCGCTTACGCCGTTTTGAAGTGACCAAAGAAGCCGATTTCTACGGCTCGATGGATGGTGCATCGAAGTTCGTTAAAGGTGACGCCATCGCCGGTATTTTGATCTTGTTCATCAACATCATTGGTGGTTTGAGCATTGGTATGGCGCAGTATGATCTCGGTTTCTCCGACGCCATCAAAATCTATACATTGCTGACCATTGGTGATGGTCTGGTGGCGCAGATCCCATCGCTGTTGCTTTCTATCGCAGCGGCGATGATGGTGACTCGTCAGAATACCGATGAAGACATGGGCGAGCAGATGCTCTTCCAAATGTTTGATAATCCAAAAGCACTGACGATCACCGCGGCGATTCTAGGCATCATGGGGATTGTACCCGGTATGCCTCATTTTGCTTTCCTGACGCTAGCGGCGATCGCCGGAGCGGGCGCTTACTTTATTGATAAGAAGCAGAAGCAAAAGGCCAAAGAACCGAAAGTACCCGTGGTGGCAGACAGCAGCAATGCTCCCTCGGTACGTGAACTCTCATGGGATGACGTACAGCCGGTCGACATCATTGGCTTGGAAGTGGGTTATCGCTTGATCCCATTGGTAGATAGAGACCAAGGTGGCGAACTGCTTGAACGCGTGAAAGGGGTTCGTAAGAAGCTCTCGCAAGATTTTGGCTTTCTGATCCCGCCAGTGCACATTCGTGACAACTTAGAACTCACTCCGAACAGTTATCGAATCACCTTGATGGGCGTGGCAGTGGGTGAAGCTGAAATTCGCCCTGATCAAGAACTGGCCATTAACCCAGGTCAAGTGTATGGCATGATCGATGGTGAACCGACTATCGACCCAGCCTTTGGACTGGAAGCGGTTTGGATTCGACCAGACCAAAGAGAACACGCTCAAGCACTGGGCTACACCGTGGTGGACTCTTCTACCGTACTGGCTACGCACATGAGCCAGCTTCTAACCAACAATGCCTCTCAGCTCTTAGGCCATGAAGAAGTACAGAACTTACTGGAAATGTTGGGCCGAAGTGCACCGAAACTGGTCGAGAATTTTGTCCCTGATCAGCTCTCGTTGGGCTCTGTGGTGAAAGTGTTGCAAAACCTACTTAATGAAGCGATTCCAATTCGTGACATTCGTACGATTGTACAAACCTTGGCTGAATATTCCTCAAAGAGTCAAGAACCCGACATCCTGACGGCGGCGGTACGTATTTCATTGAAGAGACTAATCGTTCAGGAAATCAATGGAATAGAGCCTGAGTTGCCAGTTATTACCCTGATTCCAGAGCTGGAACAAATATTGCATCAGACCATGCAAGCGTCAGGTGGTGAGTCTGCGGGCATCGAACCCGGTTTGGCTGAAAGATTGCAATCATCGTTGATGATGGCGACTCAGGAGCAAGAGCTCAAAGGCGAACCAGCAGTCTTACTCACCTCCGGCGTGCTGCGGTCCACTCTGGCGAAATTTGTTAAGAACACGATTCCTAACCTCAGAGTGCTTTCGTATCAGGAAATTCCTGACGAAAAACAAATTCGAATTGTACAGGCTGTGGGTAACTGA
- the fliR gene encoding flagellar biosynthetic protein FliR — translation MEYPTTIILDWIANYFWPFTRISSMLMVMTVTGARFVSPRIRLYLSLAITLALMPAIPAVPEELQLLSFQGFLTTFEQIVIGVAMGMVTQFIIQTFVLLGQILGMQSSLGFASMVDPANGQNTPLLGQLFMFLSTMFFLATDGHLKMLQLVLFSFKTLPIGSGSLNAVDFRELALWLGIMFKTALSMSLSGIIALLTINLSFGVMTRAAPQLNIFSLGFAFALLVGLLICWYILAGLYSHYELYWLQGEQQVCRFIRLNC, via the coding sequence ATGGAATATCCAACCACCATTATTCTGGACTGGATAGCCAACTATTTTTGGCCTTTCACTCGTATCTCATCCATGCTGATGGTGATGACGGTGACGGGTGCGCGTTTTGTTTCTCCTCGAATTCGTCTCTACCTTAGCCTTGCCATCACCTTGGCCTTAATGCCAGCGATTCCGGCGGTGCCAGAAGAGCTCCAACTGCTCTCATTTCAAGGCTTTTTGACCACCTTTGAGCAAATTGTTATTGGTGTAGCAATGGGGATGGTGACGCAATTTATCATCCAAACCTTTGTCCTGCTGGGTCAGATTTTGGGTATGCAATCGAGTTTGGGTTTCGCATCCATGGTGGACCCGGCCAATGGTCAAAACACGCCGTTGCTTGGTCAGTTGTTTATGTTCCTGTCGACCATGTTTTTCCTCGCCACCGATGGTCACTTGAAAATGCTGCAATTGGTGCTGTTTAGCTTCAAAACCTTGCCCATAGGCAGTGGTTCATTGAATGCGGTTGATTTTCGTGAACTGGCGTTGTGGCTGGGCATCATGTTCAAAACGGCGCTGAGTATGTCACTCTCGGGTATCATTGCGCTGCTGACCATCAACCTCTCCTTCGGGGTGATGACCCGAGCCGCACCGCAGCTGAACATTTTCTCTCTCGGTTTTGCTTTCGCCTTGTTGGTGGGGTTACTGATTTGTTGGTACATCTTGGCTGGCTTATACAGCCATTATGAGCTGTACTGGTTGCAAGGCGAACAGCAGGTTTGCCGATTTATTCGCTTGAATTGCTAG
- the fliQ gene encoding flagellar biosynthesis protein FliQ, translating to MTPEVFVELFREALWMVLIMVCAIIIPSLLVGLIVAIFQAATSINEQTLSFLPRLIVTLLALMLFGHWMTQMLMEYFFALVERFPQVLY from the coding sequence ATGACACCTGAAGTTTTTGTTGAGCTGTTTCGTGAAGCACTGTGGATGGTTCTCATCATGGTGTGTGCCATCATTATTCCCAGTTTGTTGGTGGGTTTGATTGTGGCAATTTTTCAGGCGGCGACCTCGATCAACGAACAAACCCTGAGCTTTTTGCCACGTCTGATTGTGACTTTATTAGCGCTAATGCTCTTTGGCCATTGGATGACACAGATGTTGATGGAGTACTTTTTCGCGCTAGTGGAACGTTTTCCGCAAGTTCTGTACTAG
- the fliO gene encoding flagellar biosynthetic protein FliO — protein MLMRPSRYRHRLFGLTGALVAMTSAPRVWAAPQAPELDLATTFASLLLVIAFILFLAWLMKRIQTPAFGQKHGLKVVSQIAVGTRERIAVVQAGEEQFLVGITSQSIQLIAKLEHPLKQEELAKTAFAQQFSQLLKKNEQ, from the coding sequence ATGCTTATGAGACCAAGCCGTTATCGCCATCGCTTATTTGGTCTTACAGGAGCACTGGTCGCCATGACGAGTGCTCCTCGTGTTTGGGCCGCGCCCCAAGCGCCGGAGCTTGACCTTGCCACCACGTTTGCTTCTCTTCTCCTCGTTATCGCTTTTATTCTCTTTTTAGCTTGGCTGATGAAGCGCATCCAAACGCCAGCATTCGGCCAGAAACACGGCCTAAAAGTGGTGAGCCAAATTGCGGTGGGGACACGAGAGCGCATCGCCGTTGTTCAGGCGGGGGAAGAACAATTTTTAGTGGGCATCACCAGTCAGTCTATCCAGCTGATTGCAAAATTAGAGCATCCGTTAAAACAGGAGGAGTTGGCTAAAACGGCATTTGCACAACAATTTAGCCAGCTACTGAAAAAGAATGAACAATAA
- a CDS encoding MinD/ParA family protein, which translates to MTENMIHDQASGLRRLTQPSLTKVIAVTGGKGGVGKSNVTLGLAIAMARQGKKVMVLDADLGLANVDVMLGIRSKRNLGHVLAGECELKDAIVEGPYGIKIIPATSGTQSMTELSHAQHVGLIRAFGSLEDDMDVLLIDTAAGISDMVISFSRAAQDVIVVVCDEPTSITDAYALIKLLSKEHQVQRFKIVANMVRSYREGRELFAKLTLVTERFLNVSLELVACIPLDDKVRQAVKKQKIVVDAFPRSPAALAISSLANKALTWPIPKSPSGHLEFFVERLLTRNAFIEEPFGE; encoded by the coding sequence ATGACTGAGAATATGATACACGATCAAGCTAGCGGCCTCCGTCGCTTAACACAACCATCATTGACCAAAGTGATTGCAGTTACTGGCGGTAAAGGTGGCGTGGGTAAATCAAATGTGACCCTAGGTTTGGCCATTGCGATGGCTCGCCAAGGTAAGAAAGTAATGGTACTGGATGCTGACCTAGGTCTGGCTAATGTCGACGTTATGCTCGGAATTCGTTCAAAACGTAACTTAGGACATGTATTAGCAGGTGAATGTGAGCTAAAAGATGCTATTGTTGAAGGACCATATGGTATTAAAATAATACCAGCCACTTCTGGAACACAGAGTATGACAGAGCTTTCACATGCACAACATGTGGGTCTGATTCGTGCTTTTGGTAGCCTAGAAGACGATATGGATGTGTTGCTGATAGATACAGCAGCCGGCATTTCTGATATGGTAATCAGTTTTTCACGTGCAGCTCAGGATGTGATTGTCGTAGTGTGTGATGAACCTACCTCAATTACCGATGCATATGCTTTAATTAAGCTATTGAGTAAAGAGCATCAGGTTCAACGCTTCAAGATTGTTGCAAATATGGTCAGAAGCTACCGAGAAGGTCGAGAATTGTTTGCAAAATTGACGTTGGTCACAGAGCGATTCTTGAATGTGAGCCTCGAACTCGTAGCATGTATTCCGTTAGATGATAAAGTTCGACAAGCGGTTAAAAAACAAAAAATTGTTGTGGACGCTTTCCCGCGTTCACCAGCCGCCTTGGCCATCAGTTCGTTAGCAAATAAAGCGCTGACCTGGCCAATTCCAAAGAGCCCAAGTGGTCATTTGGAATTCTTTGTCGAACGATTGCTGACGCGTAATGCATTTATAGAGGAACCTTTTGGTGAATAA
- the fliL gene encoding flagellar basal body-associated protein FliL — protein sequence MAEELQNGEEAPKGKSKLLIIIIAVVVLLAGGGGAAFFLMGSDPAEEEAAAQVQAQPVEAPIAYVNIAQPFVFNVTGDNRNRMVQIKVQLMVRGTENENLARYHSPLIESSLLSTFASATVEQLRSPTGRTELRDKATDDIKAALTKSVGQPVIEKVLFTDFVIQ from the coding sequence ATGGCAGAAGAATTGCAAAACGGTGAAGAAGCACCAAAAGGGAAAAGTAAACTTCTAATCATCATCATTGCTGTGGTGGTATTACTCGCCGGTGGCGGTGGTGCTGCGTTCTTTTTGATGGGATCGGATCCTGCAGAAGAGGAAGCCGCTGCACAAGTCCAAGCTCAGCCTGTTGAAGCGCCCATCGCATACGTTAATATCGCTCAGCCATTCGTGTTTAACGTCACGGGTGACAACCGCAATCGAATGGTACAGATCAAAGTGCAGTTGATGGTTCGTGGTACAGAAAATGAAAACCTTGCCCGTTACCATTCGCCGTTGATTGAAAGTTCATTGCTATCAACGTTTGCTTCGGCAACGGTTGAGCAGTTGCGTTCACCTACTGGTCGAACGGAGCTACGTGATAAAGCCACAGATGACATTAAAGCAGCGCTGACGAAATCGGTAGGTCAGCCTGTGATTGAGAAAGTATTGTTTACCGACTTTGTGATTCAGTAG
- the fliP gene encoding flagellar type III secretion system pore protein FliP (The bacterial flagellar biogenesis protein FliP forms a type III secretion system (T3SS)-type pore required for flagellar assembly.) — MNNKQLLTTFWLSLSLLMASLFSFSAWAQAEETALPANLAPGGSVTVSQMQSDTSKSEFMSVGSGGGIPAFTMTTNPDGSEDYSVTLQILALMTMLGFLPAMVILMTSFTRIVVVMSILRQAMGLQQTPSNQVIIGIALFLTFFIMSPVINEVNEQAVQPYLNEQLTAREAFDAAQGPMKAFMLKQTRVKDLETFVNMSGEQATNPEDVSMAVLIPAFITSELKTAFQIGFMLFLPFLIIDLVVASVLMAMGMMMLSPMIVSLPFKLMLFVLVDGWNLILSTLAGSFAL; from the coding sequence ATGAACAATAAGCAACTTCTGACCACGTTTTGGCTATCACTCAGCTTACTGATGGCATCCCTATTTTCCTTTTCGGCTTGGGCACAAGCGGAAGAGACCGCGTTGCCAGCCAATCTTGCACCGGGCGGTAGTGTGACGGTTTCACAAATGCAGAGTGACACCAGTAAGAGTGAATTTATGAGTGTGGGTAGCGGAGGCGGTATCCCAGCTTTCACCATGACCACTAACCCTGACGGCAGTGAAGACTACTCGGTCACGTTGCAGATTTTAGCGTTAATGACCATGCTTGGCTTCTTGCCAGCGATGGTGATTTTGATGACCTCATTCACCCGGATTGTGGTGGTGATGTCGATTTTGCGGCAGGCTATGGGTCTGCAACAAACGCCGTCAAACCAGGTCATTATTGGTATCGCACTTTTCTTAACCTTTTTTATTATGTCGCCCGTGATTAACGAAGTGAATGAACAAGCGGTTCAACCGTACCTGAATGAGCAGCTCACCGCACGCGAAGCGTTTGATGCCGCACAAGGGCCAATGAAAGCGTTCATGCTCAAGCAAACACGCGTGAAAGATCTCGAGACATTCGTCAATATGTCAGGAGAGCAGGCAACCAATCCCGAAGACGTTTCTATGGCGGTGTTGATCCCCGCGTTTATCACCTCTGAGCTGAAAACCGCATTCCAAATCGGATTCATGCTGTTTTTGCCGTTCCTTATCATTGACCTTGTGGTGGCTTCGGTATTGATGGCGATGGGTATGATGATGTTGTCACCGATGATCGTCTCGCTGCCGTTTAAGCTGATGTTGTTCGTGTTAGTCGATGGCTGGAACCTGATCCTTTCCACTCTCGCAGGCAGTTTTGCCTTATAG
- the flhF gene encoding flagellar biosynthesis protein FlhF, translated as MKIKRFFAKDMRTALLQVKEELGVDAVIMSNKKVAGGVEIVAAIDGDNQSSTFGSMPNLSRRQATATPSTAGQYTAPPARKATRDLQDDRVSLQSEKTNGGSMTKRFANMLKQYSNTSEESSYRDESADSLNSLLERQNKHREEQNGNVRIRENSPLAKLIAEDRRIPRPEPRLDPTRYDRRKPQTEQEEGSNELENMREEMTSIRRLLEHQVSGLLWQEVERREPLRAMLIKRLERMGVSPELADQMACYIPEDTKPARAWKALLALVSDQINVTKQDILKRGGVVALLGPTGVGKTTTIAKLAARAAMEYGANNVALVTTDTYRIGAHEQLSIYGRIMGCPVKVAKDSSELADVIYQLRNRKLILVDTAGMGQRDVRLSEQLDTLMQESGEVIHSYLVLPATAQRRVLQETIDHFRRIPLSGCILTKLDESLSLGEFVSVVIQNALPVAYIANGQRVPEDIVIAQPKYLIAKANELLEKSTENEPHYWNSDNEGF; from the coding sequence TTGAAAATAAAACGATTTTTTGCCAAAGACATGCGAACTGCATTACTCCAAGTAAAAGAAGAACTTGGCGTTGATGCTGTCATCATGTCGAATAAAAAAGTGGCTGGTGGCGTTGAAATCGTCGCTGCGATTGATGGTGACAATCAATCCTCCACTTTTGGCAGCATGCCTAATTTAAGTCGCCGACAAGCGACAGCAACCCCGTCGACAGCAGGGCAATACACTGCGCCTCCCGCACGTAAAGCGACTCGCGATCTTCAAGACGATCGCGTCAGTTTGCAGAGCGAGAAGACCAATGGCGGATCCATGACCAAACGCTTTGCCAACATGCTTAAGCAGTACAGCAATACAAGCGAAGAGAGCAGCTACCGAGATGAATCGGCCGACTCTCTGAACTCATTGCTGGAAAGACAAAATAAGCATCGTGAAGAGCAAAATGGCAATGTCCGTATTCGCGAAAACTCGCCTTTGGCAAAGCTGATTGCGGAAGACCGTCGTATTCCACGCCCTGAGCCTCGTCTTGACCCAACGCGTTACGACCGCCGTAAGCCTCAAACTGAGCAGGAAGAAGGTTCTAACGAGCTAGAGAACATGCGCGAAGAGATGACATCGATTCGTCGTTTGCTTGAGCATCAGGTATCGGGTTTATTGTGGCAGGAAGTGGAAAGAAGAGAACCGCTGCGCGCCATGCTTATCAAACGTCTCGAGCGTATGGGTGTGTCGCCTGAATTGGCGGATCAGATGGCGTGTTACATTCCAGAAGATACCAAGCCTGCCCGTGCATGGAAGGCTTTGCTCGCTTTGGTCTCAGACCAAATTAATGTCACCAAGCAAGATATTTTAAAGCGTGGTGGGGTTGTGGCGTTGTTAGGGCCAACGGGTGTTGGCAAAACCACCACCATCGCAAAATTGGCAGCAAGAGCGGCTATGGAGTATGGCGCGAACAATGTCGCGCTTGTCACCACAGACACCTACCGTATTGGCGCTCACGAACAGCTTTCGATCTACGGCAGAATAATGGGATGTCCTGTAAAAGTTGCTAAAGATTCTAGTGAGTTAGCCGATGTAATCTATCAGCTTAGAAACAGAAAACTGATTTTAGTTGATACAGCAGGTATGGGGCAGCGCGATGTACGTTTATCAGAGCAGCTCGATACGCTCATGCAAGAGAGTGGGGAAGTAATACACAGCTATCTGGTACTTCCCGCTACAGCTCAAAGACGAGTGCTGCAAGAGACCATTGATCATTTTCGAAGAATTCCACTTTCAGGTTGTATCCTGACCAAACTGGATGAGTCACTCAGTTTGGGCGAATTTGTCAGTGTTGTGATTCAAAACGCGTTACCTGTGGCGTATATCGCCAATGGGCAGCGAGTTCCCGAAGATATCGTGATAGCACAACCAAAATATTTGATCGCGAAAGCGAATGAACTGCTTGAGAAGTCGACAGAGAATGAACCTCACTACTGGAACAGTGACAACGAAGGATTCTAG
- the fliN gene encoding flagellar motor switch protein FliN produces MASSEDERLAAEWAAALGEDPAAPEIDVDEVLAAPLEELKDTSAPITADERRKLDTIMDIPVTISMEVGRSQISIRNLLQLNQGSVVELDRLAGESLDVLVNGTLIAHGEVVVVNDKFGIRLTDVISQTERIKKLR; encoded by the coding sequence ATGGCATCAAGTGAAGATGAAAGGCTAGCGGCAGAATGGGCAGCAGCTTTGGGTGAAGATCCCGCAGCGCCTGAAATTGATGTTGACGAAGTATTGGCAGCGCCATTAGAAGAGTTGAAAGATACCTCTGCGCCGATCACCGCCGATGAGCGCCGCAAACTGGATACCATTATGGATATTCCAGTGACGATTTCGATGGAAGTGGGCCGCTCACAAATCAGCATTCGTAACTTACTTCAGCTTAACCAAGGTTCGGTAGTCGAACTGGATCGTCTGGCTGGTGAGTCGCTCGACGTATTGGTCAACGGTACGTTGATCGCCCACGGAGAGGTTGTTGTGGTCAACGATAAGTTTGGTATCCGTCTCACCGATGTGATCAGCCAAACTGAACGTATCAAAAAACTGCGTTAA